Proteins encoded by one window of Synechococcus sp. WH 7805:
- a CDS encoding sulfotransferase, with the protein MTDSSPTDTSQSLLLGVGSQRAGSTLLYRLLHQSVKGLFMHPVKELHVFDSLHHLRPRKALQSFSKNQLQRLRNQHGDLATAQAKGSKRLICEIRTNTIFSERDISEVNYLDLFRPCLMHHQWIGEVTPEYMLLSEEQLQGVHDQFAGHVVPVLMVRNPAKRFLSAYKLRHFYMRPAEQPMPENDALLSNLNLLLDQGEEDGWVRAQLRFNQYREAQQRLQAVFGDRALVLSLDTLTQQPEKAFQALEDRTGLVVDRPLAETCLQQKVNETDIKLSLDPDTTEKMKTFFAGALEDAEQLCGEHLKL; encoded by the coding sequence TTGACTGACTCATCACCCACCGACACCTCCCAGAGCTTGCTGCTTGGCGTTGGCTCTCAACGAGCCGGTTCAACCCTGCTCTACCGGCTGCTGCATCAAAGCGTGAAGGGTCTGTTCATGCATCCCGTAAAGGAGCTGCATGTGTTTGATTCCCTCCATCATCTCCGTCCTCGCAAGGCGTTGCAGAGCTTCTCCAAGAATCAACTCCAGCGGCTGAGGAATCAACATGGTGACTTGGCCACAGCTCAGGCGAAAGGAAGCAAACGCCTGATCTGTGAAATTCGCACCAACACAATTTTCAGCGAACGTGACATCAGCGAAGTGAATTATTTGGATTTATTCCGACCTTGTCTGATGCATCACCAATGGATTGGGGAGGTGACTCCGGAATACATGCTGCTTAGTGAAGAGCAACTCCAGGGAGTCCATGATCAGTTCGCAGGTCACGTTGTGCCTGTGCTGATGGTTCGGAACCCTGCCAAACGGTTCCTCTCGGCTTACAAACTGCGGCACTTTTACATGCGGCCCGCCGAACAACCCATGCCTGAGAATGATGCATTGCTGAGCAACCTCAACCTGCTGCTTGATCAAGGAGAGGAGGATGGATGGGTTAGAGCTCAACTGCGCTTCAATCAGTACCGTGAAGCGCAACAACGCCTGCAAGCAGTGTTTGGAGATCGAGCCCTCGTGCTGAGCCTCGACACGTTGACGCAGCAGCCAGAGAAAGCCTTTCAAGCCCTTGAAGACCGCACCGGCCTGGTTGTGGATCGCCCCTTAGCTGAAACATGTCTGCAACAAAAAGTGAACGAGACAGATATCAAGCTCTCTCTGGACCCAGACACAACTGAAAAAATGAAAACATTTTTTGCCGGGGCCTTAGAAGATGCAGAACAGCTCTGCGGAGAGCATTTAAAGCTTTAG